Within the bacterium genome, the region GCTTCACGGATTCGGGTACTGCTGATACGCACACTCTTCTCACAAACAGTAGCTACTGGCGTTACTTCAAATCCGAATTGACTTGCATTATTTTGAAGGTAAGTAACACTGCCTGTTCCACCAAGGCCGAACCGAAAGTCCTCACCAACAACAAGATGGCTGCACTTTAGCCGCTCCTTCAAAATGTCTATCGAAAAAGTATCTGCCGTTATCTGCGAGAACTCTTTGGTAAAAGGAAGAACTACTATGTTATCGACATTTAATTCTTTGATGAATTGAATTCGTTGCTGTAGAGTACAAAGGTAGGGTGGACTTGATTCCGACCTTACTATTTCAGTTGGGTGGCGATCGAAAGTAAAAACAACGCTTGCCCTATTGTATGCCTGAGCATCTTCGATTGCTCGTCGAATCACCGCCTGGTGTCCACGATGCACCCCATCGAATGTCCCCACC harbors:
- the ribF gene encoding riboflavin biosynthesis protein RibF; translation: MNLFLSIDELNNLPWRESAVAVGTFDGVHRGHQAVIRRAIEDAQAYNRASVVFTFDRHPTEIVRSESSPPYLCTLQQRIQFIKELNVDNIVVLPFTKEFSQITADTFSIDILKERLKCSHLVVGEDFRFGLGGTGSVTYLQNNASQFGFEVTPVATVCEKSVRISSTRIREAIALGDLAIAEELLGRRFLYSGSVVKGHSLGRTMGFPTANLVPVTNLALPADGIYATTVELHGDVYAGACSIGMRPTRGGTERTVEVYLIDYDG